One stretch of Rana temporaria chromosome 10, aRanTem1.1, whole genome shotgun sequence DNA includes these proteins:
- the LOC120915527 gene encoding nicotinamide N-methyltransferase-like, with translation MDPIQHKIYHVDNFHSRTFLDTYCANKPGMVFEEECLKLPIEELHYFFKFANIKGGTLIDISCGPIIFHLYSACEYFKEIILLRFNDHCIIELKKWLHDHTGAFDWTHTLSFVTEKEGIREGKDLRLKAAIKHVLKCYDDKENITDPLVLPPADCVLVATVLDVISKDKDDYIRNLQKFTKLLKPGGQLLLYGALNATYYMVGKDKFHLFNYDENFIRKAIEQEGFVINHFQVRPRKTESDLTDFKAVIFISAHKN, from the exons ATGGATCCTATCCAGCATAAGATCTACCATGTAGACAATTTCCACTCCAGGACCTTTCTTGACACTTACTGTGCCAATAAACCTGGAATGGTGTTTGAAGAGGAATGCCTTAAACTGCCCATCGAGGAGCTTCATTATTTTTTCAAGTTTG CTAACATTAAAGGAGGCACACTCATCGACATTAGTTGTGGTCCCATCATTTTCCATCTGTATTCAGCCTGCGAGTATTTCAAAGAAATCATCCTCCTGAGATTCAATGATCATTGTATCATAGAGCTGAAAAAATGGCTGCATGATCATACTGGAGCTTTTGATTGGACCCATACCTTATCATTTGTCACTGAGAAGGAAGGAATAAG gGAAGGGAAGGATTTGCGGCTGAAGGCGGCAATCAAACACGTGTTAAAATGTTACGATGATAAGGAAAACATAACTGATCCATTGGTGTTACCACCAGCAGATTGTGTACTGGTTGCAACTGTCCTGGATGTCATCAGCAAAGATAAAGATGATTACATTAGGAATCTACAAAAgttcaccaaactgctgaagccTGGAGGACAGTTACTGCTATATGGAGCCCTGAATGCGACATATTACATGGTTGGCAAAGATAAATTCCACCTCTTTAATTACGATGAGAACTTCATCAGAAAAGCCATTGAACAAGAAGGCTTTGTCATCAACCATTTTCAAGTTCGCCCAAGGAAAACAGAAAGTGACCTCACCGATTTTAAGGCCGTCATCTTCATCTCAGCtcataaaaattaa